Genomic DNA from Phycisphaerae bacterium:
ATGTCCGTAGCGATCATGGATCGCCGCCCCATTTCCTCCGCGGCGAAGTCCCCGGCAAGTCCGTGAAGGTATACGCCCAGGATCGCCCCTTCGAGCGGGTCCATCCCTTGAGCAATCAGCCCGGCGATAATCCCCGTCAGCACGTCTCCCGCGCCGCCCGTCGCCATGCCCGGATTGCCCGTCGCGTTCACGTACATGCGCAAGCCGTTTGTCACGATCGTCCCTGCGCCTTTGAGCACCATCACGCCGCCGTACGCCTCGACCAGCGCGATCGCCTGTTCGCGACGTTGCTCCGCGCTTCGATCAAACTCCCGGTCGGTGCCCCGACCTTGCAGCAGCCGCCTCGCTTCACCGGGGTGCGGCGTGAGCACGACACGCGTGGAAAGTGGCTTCTTGCCGCCCGCGCGGGCCAGCAGATTCAGCCCGTCGGCATCGAGGACAACAGGACGCTCCCAGCTCGAAAGAATCGCCACGATCGCTTCCGGCGTCAGTGTCTTTCCCAGCCCCGGCCCCAGGGCGAGGACATCCGCATCGAACTCCGCCAGAGCTTCGAGAGCTTTGCCCGAATCCGTCGGCAACGTGCGAAAGGTCGCACAGGGAATGAGCGACGCGAGCGGCCCGCGAAGCGCTTCGGGAACGATCGCCTGCACGAGCCCGCACCCGGCACGCAATGCCGCATTCCCCACCAGCGCCACGGCACCGACCATCATCTGCTCGTCGCAGCACCCCCCCACGATCGCCACGCGCCCCGCGTTACCCTTGTGGGCATCCTGCGACCGCTTCGGAAGCGGCGCAATCTCGCGCGTCAGGATGACTTCTCGAGCCATGAAATCAGCGTTCCTTCCAGCGCCCGGCGCCGGCCCTCCGAAAAGCGCTCAAGTCAACGCGGCGGGTTCCTTCGGCGCGGCAGGCCGCTGACTGCGATGGATCAGCGCCGCCGCGTAACCTGCACCGAACCCGTTATCGATATTGACCACCGTGACCCCGGCCGCGCAACTGTTGAGCATCGTCAACAGCGCCGCAACGCCGTGAAAACTCGCCCCGTACCCGACGCTCGTCGGCACGGCGATGACCGGGCTGCGCACCAGTCCGCCCACGACGCTGGGCAGCGCACCATCCATCCCCGCCACGACCACGATCACGTCCGCTTGTTGCAGCGCCGCCGAGTGAGCCAGCAGGCGGTGCAGCCCCGCGACGCCTACGTCATAAAACGTCCGCGTCGGACGGTCCATCAGCTCCAGTGTCACGCGGACTTCCTCGGCCACCGGAATATCGCTCGTTCCCGCGCAGACCACGGAAACGAACCCTTCCGCCGGCTCAGGTTCCTGTTGCCGCAGGGAGAGGCATCGCGCGGCGGGGTGATGCTCGGCCTTCGGAAAAACCGCACGGAGCTTGAGCGCAAAGTCGGGTTCGAGCCGCGTCACGAGCACATTGGCGCCGGAGTCGGCACAGCGCCGGAACACTCCTTCAATTTGTTCGAGCGTCTTGCCCGGTGCGTAGATCACCTCGCAGAAGCCGCATCGCAAACCGCGATGATGATCCACCTTGGCGAAACCGAGGTCTTCGAAGGGAAGCGACCGAAGGCGGGTGAGCGCCTCGTCCACCGACTGGTCACCCAATCGAACCGATTCCAGCAACGCCCGCAACGATCGCTCGGTCATGATGCAGGAGTGTAAGGGGGTGTCACAGACCCGGCAAATGAGATGGAACACCGGATTTTGCACGATGTCCAGGGTGAGCCGCGGGCTTGAAGCGCGCGCGGACGCGCAAGTGCATCGCTCGCACAGACATCTTTTTCGAGCCGCGCAGCCGGTTGGACATGCGATTCGCGTGGCGCCAGACACGCGGTTCGCCTGCCATCACCATGTTTCCTGACCCAACTCTCTCTTCGCGCCTTCTTCGCGATTGCTTCTTGCCTCTCTTCCCCTCCGTGCCTGTGTGCCTTCGTGCCTTCTTCCCGCCGCCACTCTTCCCCTTCGTGCCTTTGTGCCTTCGAGCCTTCTTCCTGTTGCCTCTCTCCCCCTTCGTCGCCTCGTGGCTTCGTGGCTGAGTGGCTTCTTCCTCCCCTCAGAGCACCTCACTCGACGCGTACGCCTCCAGATCAAGTCCGGCAGTCATTCCCGCCATCAGTCGATGATGGCCCAGTGCCGCGATCATGCCCGCATTGTCCGTGCAGTACGCCCACGGTGCCGCATGAAAGCGCAACCGCCGAGCATTGCACTCCTCCTCCAGCGCCGTTCGCAGCACGCGATTGGCCGCCACACCACCGCCGAGCACCACCGTGTTGATTCCCGTCTGGGCCACGGCCAGCATGGTCTTACGAACCAGCACATCCACAACCGCCTGCTGGAAGCTCGCGGCGATGTCGGCAATATCCTTGGGCGTGAGCTTCTCCAGTCCGCCGCTCGTCTTGGCATGACCGTGAACGTGGTAAAGCACGGCCGTCTTGATCCCCGAGAAGGAAAAATCCAGCGAGTTCGGGGCGAGCATCGTTCGGGGAAAGTCCACCGCCTTCGCGTTACCCTCGCGTGCCGTCTTCTCGATCACCGGCCCGCCCGGATACGGCAATCCCAGGATCGTCGCCACTTTGTCAAAAGCCTCGCCGGCGGCATCATCCGTCGTTGCGCCAAGTTTCGAGATCTCCCGCGGACCGTCGACGCGAAACAGCGACGTGTGCCCGCCCGACACGACCAGCGCCACCGCGGGCCACGGCGGCTCATCCATGCCGATGGCCGCGCTGTAGGCGTGCGCCTGGATGTGATCGACCGCGACCAGCGGGATCCCCCACGACCAACTCAACGTCTTTGCCGCCGTCACCCCGATGAGCAGCGCCGGAGCGAGACCCGGACGATTCGTAACCGCGATCGCGTCGATGTCTTCAGGGCGTATCCCGGCCGTTGCCATCGCCTCCTCGACGATCGCATCCAGCCGTTCGATGTGCGCCCGCGAGGCGATCTCCGGCACGACTCCGCCGTACTTGGCGTGCAGATCGACCTGCGACGCGACGACGTTGCTGCGAACGTCCGTACCGTCGACCACCACGGCCGCGGACGTCTCGTCGCAGGAAGTTTCAATGCCCAGAATGACAGTCATGCGAACTTCGACAAGGCACTGGGTAACGATGCGTCGCCGGACCGATGCCGCCTGAGAAGGTCCGTGCTACAATGACGCGGAGAGTGTATCACCCGGCAACGATCCGACCAGTTTGGTCGCAGACGTTAGCGAGCAAACGCAGGAAACGGCAGCAGATGACCGGACCCGCGGACCGACGGACATCGGCCGTTATCTTCGACCTCGACGGCACACTCACCCGGCCCATCCTCGACTTCGACCTCATCCGCGCCGAACTCGGCGTCACCGGACCGATCCTCGAAGCCCTCGAACATTTGGACACAGATGCCCGCAGGCACGCGGAATTGGTGCTCGATCGCCACGAACGCGATGCCGCGGAGCGCGCCGAACTGTACGAACATGCTTTGGAAATCGTCGCCGAATGTCGCGCCGCCGGGCATCCCGTGGCCATCCTGACCCGCAACACCCGCGCCTGCGCCGAACTGGTTCTGCGACGATTTGAAATCGAAATCGATGCCCTCCGCACGCGCGAAGATGGAGCCGTCAAGCCATCGCCCGAACCGGTGCTCAGTCTCTGCCGACAGCTCTCCGCCGATCCGCATCAGAGCTGGTTGATCGGCGACTTCCACTTCGACATCCTCTCGGGTAAGTCGGCCGGCACGCGCACCGTGCTCATGATCGGCGATGCCCCGCCACCCGCTTTCGCCGAGGAAGCCGACTTCGTCATTCGCTGCCTGAGCGAACTCCGCGCGATTCTTCACTTGCCGGAATCATGAGCGTCACGCGTTCGGCGGCAGGTCTTTCGGCGAGGAATATCGGCGAAGCCACTCGGCAAATTCCTCCAGCGAATACGTCCGGCTCGCAAGTCCTCGAACCATGACGACCACCTCATGTTCGGGCGCATTCAGCGCGAGTCCATTCAGCGCAAGAAACGTGAACGCAGTGAGAAACGCGGTCCGCTTATTGCCGTCCACGAAGGGATGGTTTCGCGTGATCGCATGCGCATACACGGCGGCGAGTTCGCAAGTTTCGGGCTTGCCATATCGAAAATGATGCTGCGGCGCTGCGAGTGCCGACTCCAGTGCAGCCTGGTCGCGAATCCCCGCAGCTCCGCCGTGCTCCGCGAGAAGCATCTCGTGCATCGCCAGCACGGCGGCAATGCTCAGCCAGGTGGGCTCATTCACCGCGCCAGCTCACGAAGTGCGTTGCGATACTGACGCATGCCCACCTGCGCGGCTTCGATCTGTTCTTCAAACGATGGGTCGAAAGGCGTGATGCGGAAACCGTCGGGGCTCTCGGTCAGAAAAACGACGTCCCCTTCGCCGATGTTCAGCGCCGACCGGGCCTCGGCCGGCAGTATGACACCGAGCGAGTTCCCCACGCGACGAACCGTGATCTTCAGCATCGCTCGTCCTCCTGGAGGGATTATAACAAACGTTATAACCCCGGACAAGCTTACGCTTCCGACCCGTGTCCCACCGCCGCTACGGCACCCTCCGGAGCCCGTTCCGCCCTGCGTTGCCGAACGGCCGCCGCCACCCAGCCCTTGGCGTCCATGAACAACGAGAACATCGACGGCACCACCACGAGCGTGAACACCGTCGAAACGAGCAGTCCGCCGAGCACGACGCTGCCCAGGCCGCGATACAGTTCACTGCCCGCGCCCGGCAGCACCACCAGCGGCGCCATGCCGAAAACCGAGGTCATCGCGGTCATGAAGATCGGCCGTGTTCGCGTCTGCACCGACCGCACCACCGCTTCGTGGGCGGTGAGCTGCTCCTCGCGCATGAAGTTGAGCGACTGGTGCACGATCAGGATGGCGTTATTCACCACGATGCCGATCAGGATCACGAACCCCAGCATCGTCACCACGTCCATCTGCTGCACCGGCAGCGTGACGTCGTACAGCGAAATCTGGTGGACAATCTGCAATGCCGCGAACCCGCCGACCGCCGCCAGGGGCACGCTGAACAGAATCACGAACGGATACGCGAACGACTCGAACAGCGCGGCCATGAGCAGATACGTGATCAGCAGCGCCAGCACCATGCGCGACTGTATGGCCATGAACACGAACTCGGGATTCAGCGCCCCGAATCCGACGGCCAGCACGGTCACCACGAGCGCCAGCAGATTCGCCCCGACCCGCGCCCCGAACAGCAATCCCCCCACCAGGACGACCACCGCTCCCGCCAGCGCCAGTGCCGCCATGCTCAGTCCGACCGAAAGCCCGAAGATGTGCGGCCGCGTGACCGTCCCGCGGAAATCTCCAACGAACGATCGCATGGTCTGCGTGAGCTTGTCGGCCGTCCCCGCCAGCACGGTAATCACGTCCGAAGGGATCTTGCCGCTGGCCCGCAGCGGCGCAATCACGTCGTTTTGCAGATTCTCCATCATGGTCTGAAGCGGCACGGCCGCCTTCGGGCGCACGGAAAGCGTCACCGAGTTCATTTCCTCGATGTGGTTGATCTGCTGCGGCGCCGTGGTCCGCACGAGATTCACCGCCGAGGCAATGGGCACGACGTGGCCGCTCGGTGTGTAGATGGGAATCTGACCGATCTGTTCAACGGTGGCGTTCTCCGTTCCGCCAACCTTGATGGCCAGGTCGATCTTGTCTCCCCGATCGTTGTATTCTCCGACGAACGCACCATCGACGCTCGCTTCCACGATGAAGCCGACATCGCTGACGTCCAGGCCCAGATCGGCCGCTTTCGCCCGATCCGGAACGATCTGGATCTCGGGCCTGCCCAGGTTGTAATTCCCCGGATCAGGTTGCGGGAAGCCGTAATCCTGGGCCATGATCTCCTGCTGCAAGGCCTGCGCGGCTTTGACCACGGACTCCTGGTCGTCCGCCCGAATCTCCACGTCAATGTTGTTCCCGCCCGAGCGACCGGAACGGAACAGCGAGCTTTGCTGGAAGAACGAGAACACGCCGGGAATGCGCCCCGCGGCATTCGCCAGCACCTGCTCCAGCGGCTTGACCACGGTCTCGATCTTGGACGTGGCGCCCATGAATGCGCCGCCCGAGAAGGACACGAAGAAGAAGTTCTCGATCGGCGGCGGATCGACCGTCACCACCTGGTCGCCCTTGGCGCCGATCTTCATCTGCACCTCGGGCAGGCGCTTGGCCAACTCCGAATCCACGTCCGCTTCCCAGGCGGGACGGGCGCCGTCGTACGGATTGTCCGGATCACCTTCCTCGACGACGGTCGCCATCCGCCGGAACTCCTCGATGGAGTAACCCGGCGGCGAAATGAGCATTCCAAAAACGAGATTGCGGTTACCTGCCGGCAGATATTCCGCGCCGGGCATCATCCACCAGCTACCCAGGATCGCCGCCGCGGAAAGACCGAGGACGATCGCCACGCGCCGCCCGATGCCGCCGTGCAGACGCCGCACCAGCCCCGCGACCCGCTCCGCGAACCACCAGGGGCGCTCGCTTCCGATGGCCATGGCCCGGGATGCTGAAAAGAAGCGCGATGCCAGCGGCGGAATCACCAGCACCGAAACCAGGAGCGAGAGCCCCACGGCCGAGCTGATCGCAATCGCAATATCCTTGAAGAGCTGCCCCGCCTCTTCCTCGATGGTGATGACCGGCAGGAACACGGCCATGGTCGTCAGCGTGCTCGCCAGAACGGCACCCCACACTTCCTTGGCGCCGTCAAACGCCGCCTGGACCTTGCTCTTGCCCATCGTACGGTGACGGTAGATGTTCTCCAGCACGACGATGGCGTTGTCCACGACCATGCCCACCGCAAACGCCATGCCCGCGAGCATGACCACGTTGAGCGACCGTCCCACGAGCGTGATGGCCAGGAACGTCCCCACCACCGAGATAGGGATGGCGACGGCAATGATGCCCGTGGCGCTCCCGCTGCGCAGGAACAGCCAAAGAACGCCAATCGCCAGCAGTCCGCCCGTGAAGATGTTGGTCACCACCAGGCGGATGGAGCTCCAGATGTACTCCGTTTCGTCGTAGACCTGCGTAAGCTCCAGTCCCAATCCGCGCGGGGTGAGAATCTCGCGGTTTACGACCTCGACCTGCTTCTTGAGGTTCTCCATCGCGGTGATGACATTCGCCCCGGTTTCCTTTCGGGCGGGAAGCGCCAGCACCGGCCGGCCCTTGCTGCGCACGAAAGACAGCGCTTTCTTGTAGCCGTCCACCACGTTGGCGACGTCGCCGACCAGAATCGGCCCGCCTTCGCGGTAGGCGACGACCGTGTCCTGGATTTCATCGAGGGAGCGAAATTCGCCGAGGGTCCGGTAGGTGTAGTCGCGCTTCCCCTGGGCGATGGTTCCTGCGGAGATGTTCGTATTCTGACGGCGCAGGGCGCGCTCCACGTCACGAAAGGTCAGGCTCCGCGCGGCGAGCTTGTAGGGATCAACGATGACCTGCACCTCGCGCGTGAGTCCGCCGTACACGGGAACCTCGCTGATGCCCTCGGCGCGCTCCAGCAGCGGCTTGACGTTGTCCTCGATGTACGTCTTGAGGTGGGCGATGTCGCTGTGGTCTTTCGAGTAGAGCACCATCCACGCGATCGTGTTGGCCATGTCGTCGTCGGTGGCGCTCATGACCGGCTCGTCCACCTCTTCCGGGTAGTTCGAGACCTGGCGCAGCTTGTCGGAGACGTCCCGATAGGCGATATCCTTGTCCACGCCCACGGGAAACTCGAGCACGATTTTGCCCTCGTTTTCCTGAGACGAGGAGGTCATCTTCTTCAGGTTGGTGACGCTCTTGAGCTTGTCTTCCTGGCGATCGATGATCTCGCTTTCAATTTCCTGCGGGCTGGCGCCCTCCCATCGCGTGGTGACGGTGATGACCGGCTTGTCCACGTCGGGCGTAAGCTGCACGGGAATCTGGAAGATGCTCAGGAAGCCGAAGAGCATCACCAGGATCACGCCGACGGCGACCTTGACCGGGTTCTCGATGGCAAAACGAATGATGTCCAACTACCGTCCCCCTTTTTCAGCCACGGGCGTACCCCGCTCGTCCACGATGATGACACCCTGCGGGAAGGGCAGCAGTGTCTCGTTGCCTCGAACCACGACGCGCATCCCCGGCTGGATGTTCCCCGATGTAATCGTGATCCATTCGTCCACGTCCAGCCCCACCGTCACCGGCATCGTGACCGCCACGAGCGCCGGCTGACCCTCCTGACTCGCTTGCGGATTGGGCATAACCACCGCGACGGAGGCGACGCCGTTACGAATCACGACGGCGTCCTTGGGCACGGCGACGACATCCCTTGGCGCCCCGGCCGGCAACGTCGCACGCACGAACATGCCCGAAGCCAGCACGCCCTCGGAATTGTCGATTTCGATCTCCACCGGGAACGTACGTGCCGCGAGGTCGGCCTGCCGAACGATATAACGAGTCTGGCCGTCGAAATTCTTCCCGACCGCTTCAACGAGGACCTTGGCATCGCCCCCGACATGCTGATAAGGCAGCGCGGACTCGGGCACATCGACCCGCGCCAGCACGCGACCCAGTTCGATAAGCTCGACGACGGGATCGCCCGTATCCACCCAT
This window encodes:
- a CDS encoding NAD(P)H-hydrate dehydratase encodes the protein MAREVILTREIAPLPKRSQDAHKGNAGRVAIVGGCCDEQMMVGAVALVGNAALRAGCGLVQAIVPEALRGPLASLIPCATFRTLPTDSGKALEALAEFDADVLALGPGLGKTLTPEAIVAILSSWERPVVLDADGLNLLARAGGKKPLSTRVVLTPHPGEARRLLQGRGTDREFDRSAEQRREQAIALVEAYGGVMVLKGAGTIVTNGLRMYVNATGNPGMATGGAGDVLTGIIAGLIAQGMDPLEGAILGVYLHGLAGDFAAEEMGRRSMIATDIIDYLPEAFAEHELAQAD
- the larB gene encoding nickel pincer cofactor biosynthesis protein LarB; this encodes MTERSLRALLESVRLGDQSVDEALTRLRSLPFEDLGFAKVDHHRGLRCGFCEVIYAPGKTLEQIEGVFRRCADSGANVLVTRLEPDFALKLRAVFPKAEHHPAARCLSLRQQEPEPAEGFVSVVCAGTSDIPVAEEVRVTLELMDRPTRTFYDVGVAGLHRLLAHSAALQQADVIVVVAGMDGALPSVVGGLVRSPVIAVPTSVGYGASFHGVAALLTMLNSCAAGVTVVNIDNGFGAGYAAALIHRSQRPAAPKEPAALT
- the tsaD gene encoding tRNA (adenosine(37)-N6)-threonylcarbamoyltransferase complex transferase subunit TsaD, which encodes MTVILGIETSCDETSAAVVVDGTDVRSNVVASQVDLHAKYGGVVPEIASRAHIERLDAIVEEAMATAGIRPEDIDAIAVTNRPGLAPALLIGVTAAKTLSWSWGIPLVAVDHIQAHAYSAAIGMDEPPWPAVALVVSGGHTSLFRVDGPREISKLGATTDDAAGEAFDKVATILGLPYPGGPVIEKTAREGNAKAVDFPRTMLAPNSLDFSFSGIKTAVLYHVHGHAKTSGGLEKLTPKDIADIAASFQQAVVDVLVRKTMLAVAQTGINTVVLGGGVAANRVLRTALEEECNARRLRFHAAPWAYCTDNAGMIAALGHHRLMAGMTAGLDLEAYASSEVL
- a CDS encoding HAD-IA family hydrolase, whose protein sequence is MTGPADRRTSAVIFDLDGTLTRPILDFDLIRAELGVTGPILEALEHLDTDARRHAELVLDRHERDAAERAELYEHALEIVAECRAAGHPVAILTRNTRACAELVLRRFEIEIDALRTREDGAVKPSPEPVLSLCRQLSADPHQSWLIGDFHFDILSGKSAGTRTVLMIGDAPPPAFAEEADFVIRCLSELRAILHLPES
- a CDS encoding type II toxin-antitoxin system death-on-curing family toxin, translating into MHEMLLAEHGGAAGIRDQAALESALAAPQHHFRYGKPETCELAAVYAHAITRNHPFVDGNKRTAFLTAFTFLALNGLALNAPEHEVVVMVRGLASRTYSLEEFAEWLRRYSSPKDLPPNA
- a CDS encoding AbrB/MazE/SpoVT family DNA-binding domain-containing protein → MLKITVRRVGNSLGVILPAEARSALNIGEGDVVFLTESPDGFRITPFDPSFEEQIEAAQVGMRQYRNALRELAR
- a CDS encoding efflux RND transporter permease subunit, which translates into the protein MDIIRFAIENPVKVAVGVILVMLFGFLSIFQIPVQLTPDVDKPVITVTTRWEGASPQEIESEIIDRQEDKLKSVTNLKKMTSSSQENEGKIVLEFPVGVDKDIAYRDVSDKLRQVSNYPEEVDEPVMSATDDDMANTIAWMVLYSKDHSDIAHLKTYIEDNVKPLLERAEGISEVPVYGGLTREVQVIVDPYKLAARSLTFRDVERALRRQNTNISAGTIAQGKRDYTYRTLGEFRSLDEIQDTVVAYREGGPILVGDVANVVDGYKKALSFVRSKGRPVLALPARKETGANVITAMENLKKQVEVVNREILTPRGLGLELTQVYDETEYIWSSIRLVVTNIFTGGLLAIGVLWLFLRSGSATGIIAVAIPISVVGTFLAITLVGRSLNVVMLAGMAFAVGMVVDNAIVVLENIYRHRTMGKSKVQAAFDGAKEVWGAVLASTLTTMAVFLPVITIEEEAGQLFKDIAIAISSAVGLSLLVSVLVIPPLASRFFSASRAMAIGSERPWWFAERVAGLVRRLHGGIGRRVAIVLGLSAAAILGSWWMMPGAEYLPAGNRNLVFGMLISPPGYSIEEFRRMATVVEEGDPDNPYDGARPAWEADVDSELAKRLPEVQMKIGAKGDQVVTVDPPPIENFFFVSFSGGAFMGATSKIETVVKPLEQVLANAAGRIPGVFSFFQQSSLFRSGRSGGNNIDVEIRADDQESVVKAAQALQQEIMAQDYGFPQPDPGNYNLGRPEIQIVPDRAKAADLGLDVSDVGFIVEASVDGAFVGEYNDRGDKIDLAIKVGGTENATVEQIGQIPIYTPSGHVVPIASAVNLVRTTAPQQINHIEEMNSVTLSVRPKAAVPLQTMMENLQNDVIAPLRASGKIPSDVITVLAGTADKLTQTMRSFVGDFRGTVTRPHIFGLSVGLSMAALALAGAVVVLVGGLLFGARVGANLLALVVTVLAVGFGALNPEFVFMAIQSRMVLALLITYLLMAALFESFAYPFVILFSVPLAAVGGFAALQIVHQISLYDVTLPVQQMDVVTMLGFVILIGIVVNNAILIVHQSLNFMREEQLTAHEAVVRSVQTRTRPIFMTAMTSVFGMAPLVVLPGAGSELYRGLGSVVLGGLLVSTVFTLVVVPSMFSLFMDAKGWVAAAVRQRRAERAPEGAVAAVGHGSEA